In Massilia antarctica, the following are encoded in one genomic region:
- a CDS encoding methyl-accepting chemotaxis protein: protein MLERLRIGPKLLLAPGLVLLLLMFSSGSAWYAMVRQNQAVDIIVGERAARIRDANELVAEAQYAHARMYQLLTWISASFSAPRIEGLGQDIYQRHAAIERKFAALAGRTGRAAPEHRFVTQAAAAHGVYMRAIVDVIELSQVDHSMSANAMSKAEQAFGVVAQRLSELARFEQDLSERASTRAAADFAALSVLMPLLVVLSVAATLGITMLVRRALLREVRGLSETAGALASGNLTVRKRSYGRDEIADTARTLDASIGTLNATLKSILASARSIDSASRDIALGSAGIASRTAAQAKVLKHAASTVEGLGATAGRAAGSASSANRLADETSAQVLCGGGVLDRLVLTMAAVRASSQRVAQIIGVIDNLACQTNALALNAAVEAAKAGEQGHGFATVAGEVRILAQRSASAAREIKELIAQALAEIDGGSAGASEAGMRMVGIAQSVQQVGDMVSRIGQASAGQAGGIGAVSDAIVRMDQMTRQNSVLVEEAASAAQRLQRQALTLSKAVSGFCIDDSVPDAAGPPKKTTPHLRLASRRP, encoded by the coding sequence ATGCTCGAGCGCCTGCGCATCGGTCCCAAGCTGTTGCTCGCACCCGGCCTGGTGCTGCTATTGCTGATGTTCTCCTCGGGCAGCGCATGGTATGCGATGGTGCGCCAGAACCAGGCGGTCGACATCATCGTGGGCGAGCGTGCCGCCCGCATCCGCGATGCCAATGAGCTGGTGGCCGAGGCGCAGTACGCGCATGCCCGCATGTACCAGTTGCTGACCTGGATCAGCGCCAGTTTTTCCGCGCCGCGCATCGAGGGGCTCGGGCAGGACATCTATCAGCGCCACGCCGCCATCGAGCGCAAGTTCGCGGCCCTGGCCGGGCGCACCGGCCGCGCCGCTCCCGAGCACCGCTTCGTCACCCAGGCCGCGGCCGCGCACGGGGTCTACATGCGCGCCATTGTCGACGTGATCGAACTGTCCCAGGTCGATCATTCGATGAGCGCCAACGCCATGTCCAAGGCCGAACAAGCCTTCGGCGTGGTGGCGCAGCGCCTGTCGGAACTGGCGCGCTTCGAGCAGGATCTGAGCGAGCGCGCATCGACCCGCGCCGCCGCCGACTTTGCCGCGCTGTCGGTGCTGATGCCGCTGCTGGTGGTCCTGTCGGTGGCCGCTACGCTCGGCATCACCATGCTGGTGCGGCGCGCGCTGCTGCGCGAAGTGCGCGGCCTGAGCGAGACCGCCGGCGCTCTGGCCAGCGGCAACCTGACGGTCAGGAAGCGCAGCTACGGGCGCGATGAAATCGCCGATACCGCGCGCACGCTAGACGCCAGCATCGGCACCCTGAATGCGACCTTGAAAAGCATCCTGGCCTCGGCGCGCTCGATCGACAGCGCCTCGCGCGACATCGCCTTGGGCAGCGCCGGCATCGCCAGCCGCACTGCGGCCCAGGCCAAGGTGCTCAAACACGCCGCCAGCACGGTCGAGGGGCTAGGCGCCACGGCGGGCAGGGCAGCCGGCAGCGCGTCCAGCGCCAACCGCCTGGCCGACGAAACCTCGGCCCAAGTGCTGTGCGGCGGCGGTGTGCTCGACCGGCTGGTGCTGACGATGGCCGCGGTGCGCGCCAGTTCGCAGCGCGTTGCGCAGATTATCGGTGTGATCGACAACCTGGCTTGCCAGACCAATGCGCTGGCGCTCAACGCGGCGGTCGAAGCGGCCAAGGCCGGCGAGCAGGGCCACGGCTTTGCCACGGTGGCGGGCGAAGTGCGGATACTGGCGCAGCGCTCGGCCAGCGCCGCGCGCGAGATCAAGGAACTCATTGCGCAGGCGCTCGCCGAGATCGACGGCGGCAGCGCGGGCGCCTCGGAAGCGGGCATGCGCATGGTGGGCATCGCGCAATCGGTGCAGCAGGTGGGGGACATGGTCAGCCGGATCGGGCAAGCCAGCGCGGGGCAGGCCGGCGGCATCGGCGCGGTGAGCGACGCGATCGTGCGGATGGACCAGATGACACGGCAGAATTCCGTGCTGGTGGAAGAGGCGGCATCGGCGGCGCAAAGGCTGCAGCGGCAGGCGCTGACCCTGTCGAAAGCGGTCAGCGGATTTTGCATCGACGACAGCGTGCCGGATGCGGCAGGGCCGCCGAAGAAAACCACGCCGCATCTGCGGCTGGCCTCGCGGCGGCCCTGA
- a CDS encoding cupin domain-containing protein, with amino-acid sequence MNRPGLIGAGLLALALAGCATPQAGAIVRTPVLRAASSFPNTEAVVMRVELAAGARAGRHSHPGDEIGYVLEGEGQLLIDGAAPRTVRAGEAFVIPAGTVHDAHNPGGATMRLVGVYMVEQGKPLAIPAK; translated from the coding sequence ATGAACCGGCCTGGCTTGATCGGTGCCGGCTTGCTGGCGCTGGCGCTGGCCGGCTGCGCCACCCCGCAGGCCGGCGCCATCGTGCGCACGCCGGTGCTCAGGGCCGCATCCTCCTTTCCGAATACCGAGGCGGTGGTGATGCGGGTCGAACTGGCCGCCGGCGCGCGCGCCGGGCGCCACAGCCACCCGGGCGACGAAATCGGCTACGTGCTCGAAGGCGAGGGCCAATTGCTGATCGACGGCGCCGCCCCGCGCACGGTGCGCGCCGGGGAAGCCTTCGTGATCCCGGCCGGTACCGTGCACGACGCCCACAACCCGGGCGGCGCCACCATGCGCCTGGTCGGCGTATACATGGTCGAACAGGGCAAGCCGCTGGCCATCCCGGCCAAATAA
- the gcvP gene encoding aminomethyl-transferring glycine dehydrogenase, translating into MTRSSLTQLEARDSFIPRHIGPSPAEQTAMLATLGYPSRAALIDAIVPANIRKKSKLELGQFFDPMPEQAALGKLKALAAKNKVMKSMIGQGYFNSHTPGVILRNIFENPAWYTAYTPYQPEISQGRLEAILNFQQMITDLTGMGIANSSMLDEGTAAAEAMTLIQRVGKSASNVFYVADDVLPQTLEVVQTRAQPIGVDVRTIAAADIGALSEPCFGVLIQYPGVNGDVRDYRAAVEKLHAAGAMVIACADLLALTLLAPPGDWGCDVVVGNSQRFGVPLGFGGPHAGYLATRDEFKRSMAGRLVGVTIDAQGNKAYRLALQTREQHIRREKATSNICTAQVLLAVMASMYAVYHGPEGLQRIARRVHRFTAILAAKLGQLGYDVVNKTYFDTLTVKSARAAELHAIAIEHGVNLRKVDANHVGISLDETTTREDIALLWTIFSQGVSGSPASPNFDAIEASAQDAYPEALARTSTYLTHPTFNRYHAEHEMLRYLRGLADKDLALDRTMIPLGSCTMKLNATSEMIPVTWPEFSNIHPFAPDAQTVGYREMIGQLEDMLCALTGYAAVSLQPNAGSQGEYAGLLVIKAYHESRGEGHRNICLIPSSAHGTNPASANMVGMKVVVTACDDRGNVDLADLRAKAEQHSANLACVMVTYPSTHGVFEEGIQELCEIIHSHGGQVYIDGANMNALVGVAAPGSFGGDVSHLNLHKTFCIPHGGGGPGVGPIGVGAHLAKFLPNQRSTGYTRDEAGIGAVSAAPFGSASILPISWMYIAMMGGEGLTAATETAILAANYIARRLAPHYPVLYTGHDGLVAHECILDLRPITDATGISNEDVAKRLMDFGFHAPTMSFPVPGTLMIEPTESESKAEMDRFIDAMIAIHAEIVKVERGEYDRMDNPLKGAPHTAEVVTADVWEHKYSREVAAFPVASLRKQKYWPPVGRADNVYGDRNLFCGCAPISDYE; encoded by the coding sequence ATGACCCGCTCCAGCCTGACCCAACTCGAAGCACGCGATTCGTTCATCCCGCGCCATATCGGCCCGTCCCCCGCCGAACAGACGGCCATGCTGGCCACGCTCGGCTATCCGTCGCGCGCGGCGCTGATCGACGCCATCGTGCCCGCCAATATCCGCAAGAAGAGCAAGCTGGAACTGGGCCAGTTCTTCGACCCGATGCCGGAACAGGCTGCGCTGGGCAAACTCAAGGCGCTGGCCGCCAAGAACAAGGTCATGAAGTCGATGATCGGCCAGGGCTACTTCAACAGCCATACGCCTGGTGTCATCCTGCGCAATATCTTTGAAAACCCGGCCTGGTACACGGCCTACACGCCGTACCAGCCCGAGATCTCGCAAGGCCGCCTGGAAGCGATCCTGAACTTCCAGCAAATGATCACCGACCTGACCGGCATGGGCATCGCCAACTCGTCGATGCTCGACGAAGGCACCGCCGCCGCCGAAGCGATGACCCTGATCCAGCGCGTCGGCAAATCGGCCTCGAACGTGTTCTACGTGGCCGACGACGTGCTGCCGCAAACCTTGGAAGTGGTGCAGACGCGCGCCCAGCCGATCGGCGTGGACGTGCGCACCATCGCGGCGGCTGACATTGGCGCCCTCTCCGAGCCATGCTTCGGTGTGCTGATCCAGTACCCGGGTGTGAACGGCGATGTGCGCGACTACCGCGCCGCCGTCGAAAAACTGCACGCGGCCGGCGCCATGGTGATCGCTTGCGCCGACCTGCTGGCATTGACCCTGCTGGCGCCGCCGGGCGACTGGGGCTGCGACGTCGTCGTCGGTAACAGCCAGCGCTTCGGCGTGCCGCTCGGTTTCGGCGGCCCGCACGCCGGCTACCTGGCCACGCGCGACGAATTCAAGCGCAGCATGGCCGGCCGCCTGGTGGGCGTGACCATCGATGCCCAGGGCAACAAAGCGTACCGCCTGGCGCTGCAAACGCGCGAGCAGCACATCCGCCGCGAAAAAGCCACTTCCAACATCTGCACCGCGCAGGTGCTGCTGGCCGTGATGGCATCGATGTACGCGGTCTACCACGGCCCTGAAGGCTTGCAGCGCATCGCCCGCCGCGTGCACCGCTTCACCGCCATTCTGGCCGCCAAGCTCGGCCAGCTCGGCTACGACGTCGTCAACAAGACCTACTTCGACACGCTCACCGTCAAGAGTGCGCGCGCGGCTGAACTGCATGCGATCGCCATCGAACATGGCGTGAACCTGCGCAAGGTCGATGCGAACCATGTCGGCATCTCGCTCGATGAAACCACCACGCGCGAAGACATCGCGCTGCTGTGGACGATTTTTTCCCAAGGCGTATCGGGATCCCCCGCTTCGCCGAACTTCGACGCCATCGAAGCGAGCGCGCAGGACGCCTATCCGGAAGCGCTGGCCCGTACCAGCACTTACCTGACCCACCCGACCTTCAACCGCTACCACGCGGAACACGAAATGCTGCGCTACCTGCGCGGCCTGGCCGACAAGGACCTGGCGCTGGACCGCACCATGATCCCGCTTGGTTCCTGCACCATGAAGCTCAACGCCACTAGCGAAATGATTCCGGTCACCTGGCCCGAGTTCTCCAACATCCACCCGTTCGCGCCGGACGCGCAAACGGTCGGCTACCGCGAAATGATCGGCCAGCTGGAAGACATGCTGTGCGCGCTGACCGGCTACGCCGCCGTCTCGCTGCAGCCGAACGCCGGCTCCCAGGGCGAGTACGCGGGCCTGCTGGTAATCAAGGCTTATCACGAATCGCGCGGCGAAGGCCACCGCAATATTTGCCTGATTCCCTCCTCGGCGCACGGCACCAACCCGGCGTCGGCCAATATGGTCGGCATGAAGGTGGTCGTCACCGCCTGCGACGACCGCGGCAACGTCGACCTGGCCGACCTGCGCGCCAAGGCCGAACAGCACAGCGCCAACCTGGCCTGCGTGATGGTCACCTACCCGTCGACCCACGGCGTGTTCGAGGAAGGCATTCAAGAGCTGTGCGAGATCATTCACTCGCACGGCGGCCAGGTCTATATCGACGGCGCCAACATGAACGCGCTGGTCGGCGTGGCCGCGCCGGGCAGTTTCGGCGGCGATGTGAGCCACCTGAACCTGCACAAGACCTTCTGCATTCCGCACGGCGGCGGCGGTCCTGGCGTCGGTCCGATCGGCGTGGGCGCGCACCTGGCCAAGTTCTTGCCGAACCAGCGTTCCACCGGCTACACGCGCGACGAGGCGGGCATCGGCGCGGTCAGCGCGGCGCCGTTCGGCTCGGCCAGCATTTTGCCGATTTCGTGGATGTACATCGCGATGATGGGCGGCGAAGGCTTGACCGCCGCCACCGAAACGGCGATCCTGGCCGCCAACTACATCGCGCGCCGCCTGGCGCCGCACTACCCAGTGCTGTACACGGGCCACGACGGCCTGGTGGCGCACGAGTGCATCCTGGACCTGCGTCCGATCACCGATGCCACCGGCATCAGCAACGAAGACGTGGCCAAGCGCTTGATGGACTTCGGTTTCCATGCGCCGACGATGAGCTTCCCGGTACCGGGCACCCTGATGATCGAGCCGACCGAGAGCGAATCGAAGGCCGAGATGGACCGCTTCATCGATGCGATGATCGCGATCCACGCCGAGATCGTGAAGGTCGAGCGCGGCGAGTACGACCGCATGGACAACCCGCTCAAGGGTGCGCCGCACACGGCCGAAGTAGTCACCGCCGACGTCTGGGAGCACAAGTACAGCCGCGAGGTAGCCGCCTTCCCGGTGGCGTCGCTGCGCAAGCAGAAGTACTGGCCGCCGGTCGGCCGCGCCGACAATGTGTACGGCGACCGCAACCTGTTCTGCGGCTGCGCGCCGATCAGCGACTACGAGTAA
- a CDS encoding TonB-dependent receptor plug domain-containing protein, with product MMPAPTRPTLLRLPRLARAWALSMLALAGAGARAGDTDDLTTLPLEQLMSMEVYSASKFMQKSSRAPSSVTVITRTEIRQFGWRTLADVARSVRGMVVSYDRNYSYLGQRGILRPGDFNTRFLLQVDGNRMNDAVYDQAPVGAEFPLDLDLVERIEFVPGPGSSIYGSNAFIGVINVITRKPGAVAGTRGSLEVGQDGARKAAASVGWGSPQGSEYLIAASAWRSDGRDLYFPEFDTPAQNHGVASGLDDERGQRFFARATYGAASLSLIHANRVKGIPTASYGQSFNDPRAATTDRQTYVNAAWSSDAGAVEQLKARLFWGQYDSFGDYVALDEARTLSHDGSNARWWGIEASVVSTRLAGHTVLAGIDLQRDYRLHQYSFDVAPFYSYLDDRHGGRRAGLYLQDQLALGEAVLLNLGLRYDRNSGSDGVWSPRAALIWNPSEATTIKAIYGRAFRSPNSYEKFYAFPGADGQTGNPGLREERVRSTELALVREFGENARVSVSAFRTALADLIAPVEQREPASVRFENIGRLGARGVEIEYERATPGGLSLRTSYSAIRVSDALGQPVNAPARLAKFNGSAPLGAGGWRAALEAQYVGARHGVSGTAGPYVVVNANLMSARLLRNLELSLGVTNLFDRAYADPASIEHRQSVIAQDGRRLVARLAYAF from the coding sequence ATGATGCCAGCGCCCACCCGTCCGACCCTGCTCCGCCTGCCGCGTCTTGCGCGCGCATGGGCGCTGTCGATGCTGGCCCTCGCCGGCGCGGGCGCGCGCGCCGGCGACACCGACGACCTGACCACCCTGCCCCTTGAACAGCTGATGTCGATGGAGGTCTACAGCGCCTCGAAGTTCATGCAGAAGTCGAGCCGCGCGCCGTCGTCGGTGACCGTGATAACAAGGACCGAGATCCGCCAGTTCGGCTGGCGCACCCTGGCCGACGTGGCGCGCAGCGTGCGCGGCATGGTGGTCAGCTACGACCGCAATTACAGCTATCTGGGGCAGCGCGGCATCCTGCGCCCCGGCGACTTCAATACCCGCTTCCTGCTCCAGGTCGACGGCAACCGCATGAACGACGCCGTGTACGACCAGGCGCCGGTGGGCGCCGAATTCCCGCTCGACCTGGACCTGGTCGAGCGCATCGAGTTCGTGCCCGGTCCCGGTTCATCGATCTACGGCTCGAATGCCTTCATCGGCGTGATCAACGTGATCACCAGGAAGCCCGGCGCCGTGGCCGGCACGCGCGGATCGCTGGAAGTGGGCCAGGACGGCGCGCGCAAGGCCGCGGCCAGCGTCGGCTGGGGCTCGCCCCAGGGCAGCGAGTACCTGATCGCCGCCAGCGCCTGGCGCAGCGATGGGCGCGACTTGTACTTCCCCGAATTCGACACACCAGCCCAGAACCACGGCGTGGCCAGCGGCCTCGATGATGAGCGCGGACAGCGCTTTTTCGCGCGCGCCACCTACGGCGCGGCCAGCCTGAGCCTGATCCACGCGAACCGGGTCAAGGGCATCCCGACCGCCTCCTACGGCCAGAGCTTCAACGATCCGCGCGCGGCCACCACCGACCGCCAGACCTATGTCAACGCGGCCTGGAGCAGCGATGCCGGCGCCGTCGAACAGCTCAAGGCGCGCCTGTTCTGGGGCCAGTACGACTCGTTCGGCGATTACGTGGCGCTTGACGAGGCGCGCACGCTCAGCCACGACGGCAGCAACGCGCGCTGGTGGGGCATCGAGGCGAGCGTGGTGAGCACGCGCCTGGCCGGGCACACCGTGCTGGCCGGGATCGACCTGCAGCGCGACTACCGCCTGCACCAGTACAGCTTCGACGTGGCTCCGTTCTACAGCTACCTGGACGACCGCCACGGCGGGCGGCGCGCCGGCCTGTATCTGCAAGACCAGCTGGCGCTGGGCGAAGCGGTGCTGCTCAACCTGGGCCTGCGCTACGACCGCAACAGCGGCAGCGACGGGGTGTGGAGCCCGCGCGCCGCCCTGATCTGGAATCCGTCCGAGGCAACCACGATCAAGGCGATCTACGGCCGGGCCTTCCGTTCGCCCAACAGCTATGAAAAATTCTATGCCTTCCCCGGCGCGGACGGCCAGACCGGCAACCCGGGCCTGCGAGAGGAACGGGTGCGTTCGACCGAACTGGCGCTGGTGCGGGAGTTCGGCGAGAACGCGCGGGTGAGCGTGTCGGCCTTTCGCACCGCGCTGGCGGACCTGATCGCGCCGGTAGAACAGCGCGAGCCGGCCAGCGTGCGCTTCGAAAATATCGGCCGCCTGGGCGCGCGCGGCGTGGAAATCGAATACGAACGCGCCACCCCGGGCGGCCTGTCGCTGCGCACCAGCTACAGCGCGATCCGGGTCAGCGACGCGCTCGGGCAACCGGTCAACGCGCCGGCGCGCCTGGCCAAGTTCAATGGTTCGGCGCCGCTCGGCGCCGGCGGCTGGCGCGCCGCGCTCGAAGCCCAGTATGTGGGCGCGCGCCATGGCGTCTCGGGCACCGCCGGACCTTATGTGGTGGTCAACGCCAATCTGATGAGCGCGCGCCTGCTGCGCAATCTCGAGCTCTCGCTCGGCGTGACCAATCTGTTCGACCGCGCGTACGCCGATCCGGCCTCCATCGAACACCGCCAGAGCGTGATCGCGCAGGACGGGCGGCGCCTGGTCGCAAGGCTGGCGTATGCGTTCTGA
- a CDS encoding YfiR family protein: MRSESRPARAQRLCWLLAASLAVTAAAHADPVPENAMKAAFVFNFTVFAEWPAEALAGGAPISLCANAGGALFASLSRLHDKVVNGHRIAVRHAGAPLRTCHVLVLERIDRERWRELRRELAGTPVLTVSDDRVIGPDGAVIAMEVMDERIVFDIDMAPARAARLTLSSKLLRLARSVQ; this comes from the coding sequence ATGCGTTCTGAATCCCGCCCTGCGCGCGCGCAGCGCCTTTGCTGGCTGCTGGCTGCCAGCCTGGCGGTGACAGCGGCGGCGCACGCCGATCCGGTGCCGGAAAACGCGATGAAGGCCGCCTTTGTCTTCAATTTCACCGTGTTCGCCGAGTGGCCGGCGGAAGCGCTGGCGGGCGGCGCACCGATCAGCCTGTGCGCCAACGCCGGCGGCGCGCTGTTCGCCTCGCTGAGCAGGCTGCACGACAAGGTCGTCAACGGCCACCGCATCGCGGTGCGCCACGCCGGCGCGCCGCTGCGCACCTGCCATGTGCTGGTGCTCGAACGGATCGACCGCGAACGCTGGCGCGAGCTGCGCCGCGAGCTGGCCGGCACGCCGGTACTGACCGTCTCGGACGACAGGGTGATCGGCCCGGACGGCGCGGTCATCGCCATGGAGGTGATGGATGAGCGCATCGTGTTCGACATCGACATGGCGCCGGCGCGCGCGGCCCGCCTGACCCTCAGTTCCAAGCTGCTGCGCCTGGCCAGGAGCGTGCAGTGA
- a CDS encoding putative bifunctional diguanylate cyclase/phosphodiesterase: MSARPAVMSAPRLLGKKLALTTILTAAAALFVASLALIVFQFLSMRGVLADDLRVQAQIVGNNSSAALLFNDVKAGEETLAGLAVSPSVASASIFDARGALLAHYQRGTGAQPGEPDAALLAAGYRYAIDAVEVAHVVRVNQQRVGVVLIRATLDQLFARLLTYAGLTLAVALASLALAYALVSSMRRAVRRAEEHLHHLAHVDSVTALPNRHEYNERLAFALERADRAEGEVGLLLLDLDNFKVVNDTLGHDSGDLLLKLVAARLVQTLRGNDIICRIGGDEFVIIVEPRETDPGQPEEVAEVARKILAALAAPFEVEGHQLYASASIGVAVYPRDAGDARTLMRSADTAMYHAKARGKNGFEAFQPAMEQRAQKRLKLEANLRRALDLGELELHYQPQIDVRSGRVVGVEALARWHCRELGHVSPAEFIPVAEESGIIVALGGWVLRTACRQAAAWRDQGLLDSLVHVAVNLSARQTRDGALMDEIRAILDETALPASLLELEITEGVLMENVNANLDLLHGLQAAGIHLSIDDFGTGYSSMAYLKRFPIDQLKIDRSFVHDVPGDGEAIATAIIAMAHSLQLSVVAEGVETLAQLDFLRQAGCDIMQGYYFARPMPAAQITALLREKRSSWGERATIPLTPA, translated from the coding sequence GTGAGCGCGCGCCCGGCAGTCATGAGCGCTCCGCGCCTGCTCGGCAAGAAGCTGGCGCTGACCACCATTCTGACAGCCGCCGCCGCGCTGTTCGTGGCCAGCCTGGCGTTGATCGTGTTCCAGTTCCTGTCCATGCGCGGCGTGCTGGCCGACGACTTGCGGGTGCAGGCCCAGATCGTCGGCAACAACAGCAGCGCGGCCCTGCTGTTCAACGATGTCAAGGCCGGCGAGGAAACCCTGGCCGGCCTGGCGGTCTCGCCCAGCGTGGCCAGCGCCAGCATTTTCGACGCCCGCGGCGCGCTGCTGGCGCACTACCAGCGCGGTACCGGCGCCCAGCCCGGCGAACCCGATGCCGCCCTGCTGGCCGCCGGCTACCGCTACGCCATCGACGCGGTGGAAGTGGCGCACGTGGTGCGCGTGAACCAGCAGCGGGTCGGCGTGGTGCTGATCCGCGCCACCCTGGACCAGCTGTTCGCGCGCCTGCTCACCTACGCCGGCCTGACCCTGGCGGTGGCCCTCGCGTCGCTGGCGCTGGCGTATGCGCTGGTGTCGTCGATGCGGCGCGCGGTGCGCCGGGCCGAGGAGCACCTGCACCATCTGGCGCACGTCGATTCGGTCACCGCCCTGCCCAACCGCCACGAATACAACGAGCGCCTGGCGTTCGCGCTGGAACGCGCCGACCGGGCCGAGGGCGAGGTCGGCCTGCTGCTGCTCGACCTGGATAACTTCAAGGTGGTCAACGACACGCTCGGCCACGACAGCGGCGACCTTCTGCTCAAGCTGGTGGCCGCGCGCCTGGTGCAGACCTTGCGTGGGAACGATATCATCTGCCGCATCGGCGGCGACGAATTCGTGATCATCGTCGAGCCGCGCGAGACCGACCCCGGCCAGCCGGAAGAAGTGGCCGAAGTGGCGCGCAAGATCCTCGCCGCCCTGGCCGCGCCTTTCGAGGTGGAAGGACACCAGCTGTACGCGAGCGCCAGTATCGGCGTGGCCGTGTACCCGCGCGATGCGGGCGACGCGCGCACCTTGATGCGCAGCGCCGACACGGCCATGTACCACGCCAAGGCCAGGGGCAAGAACGGCTTCGAAGCGTTCCAGCCGGCCATGGAGCAGCGCGCCCAGAAGCGCCTCAAGCTCGAAGCGAACCTGCGCCGCGCGCTCGACCTGGGCGAGCTGGAACTGCACTACCAGCCGCAGATCGATGTGCGCAGCGGGCGTGTGGTGGGGGTCGAGGCGCTGGCCCGCTGGCACTGCCGCGAACTGGGGCACGTCAGCCCGGCCGAATTCATTCCCGTGGCCGAGGAGTCCGGGATCATCGTGGCGCTCGGCGGCTGGGTGCTGCGCACGGCCTGCCGCCAGGCGGCGGCGTGGCGCGACCAGGGTTTGCTCGACAGCCTGGTGCACGTGGCGGTGAACCTGTCGGCGCGCCAGACCCGCGACGGCGCCCTGATGGACGAGATCCGCGCCATCCTCGACGAAACCGCGCTGCCGGCCAGCCTGCTGGAACTGGAAATCACCGAGGGCGTCCTGATGGAAAACGTGAACGCCAACCTGGACCTGCTGCATGGCTTGCAGGCGGCCGGCATCCATCTGTCGATCGACGATTTCGGCACCGGCTACTCGTCGATGGCGTATCTGAAGCGCTTCCCGATCGACCAGTTGAAAATCGACCGCAGTTTCGTGCACGACGTGCCGGGCGACGGCGAGGCGATCGCCACGGCGATTATCGCGATGGCGCACAGCCTGCAGTTAAGCGTGGTGGCCGAGGGCGTGGAAACCCTGGCGCAGCTCGACTTCCTGCGCCAGGCGGGCTGCGACATCATGCAGGGATATTATTTTGCGCGGCCGATGCCCGCCGCGCAGATCACCGCGCTGCTGCGCGAAAAGCGCAGCAGCTGGGGCGAACGGGCGACAATACCGCTTACGCCAGCTTGA
- a CDS encoding cache domain-containing protein codes for MLIKAGVLLACFWSGAGWSAPVAAEPDEKDAVALVEKGARFMKLRGKEEMIRLINARDPEYNRGTLYVAMRDLTGITVAHPTTALIGKDLRDVPDADGKLFRHEMIAIANGPGRGWVDYKFKNPVNGKVEAKTTYVMRIGDVALEAGVYKH; via the coding sequence ATACTCATCAAGGCCGGCGTGCTGCTGGCCTGTTTCTGGAGCGGCGCCGGCTGGAGCGCGCCCGTCGCTGCCGAGCCGGACGAAAAAGACGCGGTGGCGCTGGTGGAGAAGGGCGCGCGCTTCATGAAGCTGCGCGGCAAGGAAGAAATGATCCGGCTGATCAATGCCCGCGACCCCGAGTACAACCGCGGCACCCTGTACGTGGCCATGCGCGACCTCACCGGCATCACGGTCGCGCACCCGACCACGGCGCTGATCGGCAAGGATTTGCGCGACGTGCCCGACGCCGACGGCAAGCTGTTCCGTCACGAAATGATCGCGATCGCCAACGGCCCCGGCCGCGGATGGGTCGACTACAAGTTCAAGAATCCGGTCAACGGCAAGGTCGAGGCCAAAACCACGTACGTCATGCGCATTGGCGACGTGGCCCTGGAAGCCGGCGTCTACAAGCACTGA